Proteins from one Pseudodesulfovibrio hydrargyri genomic window:
- a CDS encoding FtsB family cell division protein yields MRGRLIFVALLVAINLFLLTRLIWSDQGVFAYLELKNRYEVLRRKIETVDARSLDLSQEIRKLKSDKAYQEKVIREKMNFVKKDELLYIFPDEKDQPRGETADVQEN; encoded by the coding sequence ATGCGAGGCAGATTGATATTCGTGGCGCTGCTCGTCGCCATCAACCTTTTCCTGTTGACCAGGCTCATCTGGAGCGACCAGGGGGTGTTCGCCTATCTGGAGCTGAAGAACCGCTACGAGGTCCTGCGCCGGAAGATCGAGACCGTGGACGCCAGGAGCCTGGACCTGAGCCAGGAGATCCGCAAGCTCAAGTCGGACAAGGCGTACCAGGAGAAGGTCATTCGAGAGAAGATGAATTTTGTCAAGAAGGACGAATTGCTATACATATTCCCGGATGAGAAGGACCAACCTCGCGGAGAAACCGCCGATGTGCAAGAAAATTGA
- a CDS encoding tetratricopeptide repeat protein — MCKKIEWYQEVLSLEPGSRVFFPLAKLFVENGQPEDAVKTLRQGLDRHPDYLEARMLLVELLTELDREAEVHEQLERVINPLRDYPAFWRGWARSLPPEQRDLAVFLMLVASNLSGDTIKWTDVVFEGIGTLADRLVGAPLPPPVDCPPPFRMPERERPHFDEDGGRPDFRPGTGSFRTKTMADLLASQGDVEGALEIYRDLLQSTVSDERRAELRDRIVHLERNRDGSGPDADADAFSVHSKNRLISTLETLAARFEARVQG; from the coding sequence ATGTGCAAGAAAATTGAATGGTATCAGGAAGTTCTCTCCTTGGAACCCGGCTCCCGGGTTTTCTTCCCCCTGGCCAAGCTGTTCGTCGAGAACGGGCAGCCCGAGGACGCGGTCAAGACGCTGCGCCAGGGGTTGGACAGGCATCCCGACTACCTTGAGGCGCGCATGCTCCTGGTGGAGTTGCTGACCGAGCTCGACCGCGAGGCCGAGGTTCACGAGCAGCTGGAGCGGGTCATCAACCCCCTGCGCGACTATCCCGCGTTCTGGCGCGGCTGGGCACGGAGCCTGCCGCCCGAGCAGCGCGATCTGGCCGTCTTCCTGATGCTGGTGGCCTCCAACCTTTCCGGCGATACCATCAAGTGGACCGACGTGGTCTTCGAGGGTATCGGCACCCTGGCCGACCGGCTGGTGGGCGCGCCCCTGCCGCCCCCGGTGGACTGCCCGCCGCCCTTCAGAATGCCCGAGCGCGAGCGGCCGCATTTCGACGAGGACGGCGGACGGCCGGACTTCAGGCCCGGAACCGGCTCGTTCCGGACCAAGACCATGGCCGATCTGCTCGCCTCCCAGGGGGACGTGGAGGGCGCACTTGAAATCTACCGGGATTTGTTGCAATCAACCGTGTCCGACGAACGACGCGCCGAGCTGCGGGACCGGATCGTGCATCTGGAGCGCAACCGGGACGGCAGCGGGCCGGACGCCGATGCGGACGCCTTCAGCGTGCACTCCAAGAATCGGCTGATCAGCACGCTCGAGACCCTGGCCGCGCGGTTCGAAGCCCGGGTCCAGGGCTAG
- the fbp gene encoding class 1 fructose-bisphosphatase, which translates to MSQQVTVTEHILLHQKMVPGATGQFTRLFNELVLSAKIIGRAVNKAGLVDILGFTGDVNVQGEEVKKLDEYANRILIHRLARSGVLCAMASEENADIIEVPESLPRGEYIIIFDPLDGSSNIDVNVNIGTIFSIFKRKSDPNAALMSSDVLQKGSEQVAAGYVLYGSSTMLVFTCGDGVHGFTLDPSVGEFLLSHPNIRIPEQGKIYSVNEGYERYWDRHTKKALAYFKSPKNALRKPYSGRYIGSLVADFHRNLLYGGIFMYPADLRDPKKPTGKLRLTCECNPMAFLAEQAGGMAVDGVNRVMDIEPDHLHQRIPFFCGSRNDVQVVQEIFESESRRKKNR; encoded by the coding sequence ATGTCGCAACAGGTAACCGTTACCGAGCATATTCTTCTGCATCAGAAGATGGTGCCGGGCGCAACAGGCCAGTTCACGCGACTTTTCAACGAACTCGTGCTCTCCGCCAAGATCATCGGCCGCGCCGTGAACAAGGCGGGACTGGTGGACATTCTCGGCTTCACGGGCGACGTCAACGTTCAGGGCGAGGAGGTCAAGAAGCTTGACGAGTACGCCAACCGCATCCTCATCCACCGTCTGGCCCGGTCAGGCGTGCTCTGCGCCATGGCCAGCGAGGAGAACGCGGACATCATCGAGGTCCCGGAATCCCTGCCGCGCGGCGAATACATCATCATCTTCGATCCCCTGGACGGCTCCTCCAACATCGACGTCAACGTCAACATCGGGACCATCTTTTCCATCTTCAAGCGCAAGAGCGACCCGAACGCGGCGCTCATGTCCAGCGACGTGCTCCAGAAGGGCAGCGAACAGGTGGCCGCGGGCTACGTGCTCTACGGCTCCTCGACCATGCTGGTATTCACCTGCGGCGACGGCGTGCACGGCTTCACCCTGGACCCGAGCGTGGGCGAGTTTTTGCTCTCGCACCCGAACATCCGTATCCCGGAGCAAGGCAAGATCTACTCGGTCAACGAGGGGTACGAGCGGTACTGGGACCGCCATACCAAGAAGGCCCTGGCCTATTTCAAATCGCCCAAGAACGCCCTGCGCAAGCCGTACTCGGGCCGGTACATCGGCTCCTTGGTGGCGGATTTCCATCGCAACCTGCTCTACGGGGGCATCTTCATGTATCCCGCCGATCTGCGCGACCCCAAGAAGCCCACGGGCAAGCTGCGGCTGACCTGCGAATGCAACCCCATGGCCTTCCTCGCCGAGCAGGCGGGCGGCATGGCCGTGGACGGCGTCAACCGGGTCATGGACATCGAGCCCGACCACCTGCACCAGCGCATTCCCTTTTTCTGCGGCTCGCGCAACGACGTCCAGGTGGTCCAGGAGATCTTCGAATCCGAGTCCCGGAGAAAGAAGAACCGCTGA
- the tsaD gene encoding tRNA (adenosine(37)-N6)-threonylcarbamoyltransferase complex transferase subunit TsaD, whose amino-acid sequence MLILGIETSCDETAVALVRDGRLLGQELATQVDTHALFGGVVPEIASREHLRVLPRLYQELMRKTGVSADDLDGVAVARGPGLLGSLLVGVSFAKGLSLACGAPLIGVNHLWAHLLAPGLEGELRFPALGLLVSGGHTHIYLVKSPTEFTLLGRTLDDAAGEAFDKTAKMLNFPYPGGRYIDELAQEAEPDTGLFPRPYIDNPTLDFSFSGLKTAVANFVAEHPELVFGTMADPQAVADLPAQRRAALARVCASFNWSVADTLRIKVERALKQVGEVRSLIVAGGVAANTGVREAMRGVAEAGGIELTLPGLALCTDNGAMVAHAGWLLAKAGYRHGLDLEAIPRGRIVPLDWERVRADARES is encoded by the coding sequence ATGCTCATCCTCGGTATCGAGACCTCCTGCGACGAGACAGCCGTGGCCCTGGTCCGAGACGGCCGCCTGCTGGGGCAGGAGCTGGCCACCCAGGTGGACACGCACGCCCTGTTCGGCGGCGTGGTCCCGGAGATCGCGTCCAGGGAGCATCTGCGCGTCCTGCCCCGGCTCTACCAGGAGCTGATGCGCAAGACCGGCGTGAGCGCCGATGACCTGGACGGCGTGGCTGTGGCGCGCGGACCGGGCCTGCTCGGCAGCCTGCTGGTCGGCGTGAGCTTCGCCAAGGGGCTGAGCCTGGCGTGCGGCGCGCCGCTGATCGGGGTCAACCACCTCTGGGCGCATCTGCTCGCGCCCGGGCTGGAAGGGGAGCTCCGGTTCCCGGCCCTGGGGCTGCTCGTCTCGGGCGGGCACACCCACATCTACCTGGTCAAGTCGCCCACGGAGTTTACGCTGCTCGGCCGCACCCTGGACGACGCGGCCGGTGAGGCCTTTGACAAGACCGCGAAGATGTTGAATTTCCCATACCCGGGCGGACGTTACATCGACGAGCTCGCCCAGGAGGCCGAACCGGATACGGGGCTGTTTCCCCGGCCGTACATCGACAACCCGACCCTGGATTTCAGCTTCAGCGGGCTCAAGACCGCCGTGGCCAACTTTGTCGCCGAGCACCCGGAACTGGTCTTCGGGACCATGGCCGACCCGCAGGCCGTGGCCGACCTGCCCGCGCAGCGGCGGGCCGCCCTGGCCCGGGTCTGCGCCTCCTTCAACTGGAGCGTGGCCGACACCCTGCGTATCAAGGTGGAGCGCGCCCTGAAACAGGTGGGCGAGGTCCGGAGCCTGATCGTGGCCGGGGGCGTGGCCGCCAACACGGGCGTGCGCGAGGCCATGCGCGGGGTGGCCGAGGCTGGCGGCATTGAGCTGACCCTGCCTGGCCTGGCCCTGTGCACGGACAACGGGGCCATGGTCGCCCATGCCGGATGGCTGTTGGCCAAGGCGGGCTACCGACACGGCCTGGACCTTGAGGCTATACCCCGGGGGCGTATTGTTCCACTAGACTGGGAACGGGTGCGAGCGGATGCCCGGGAGTCGTGA
- the trxA gene encoding thioredoxin yields MANQITDGSFEQDVLQSDIPVLIDFWAPWCGPCRAMGPVIDELAEEFDGQVKIVKMNVDENSATPGKYGIRAIPTLILFKGGEVVDQSTGAVSKSSIKEMITKKAL; encoded by the coding sequence ATGGCGAACCAGATCACCGACGGTAGTTTTGAGCAGGACGTTCTGCAGAGCGACATCCCGGTCCTCATCGATTTCTGGGCGCCCTGGTGCGGTCCCTGTCGTGCCATGGGTCCCGTCATCGACGAACTGGCCGAGGAATTCGACGGCCAGGTCAAGATCGTCAAGATGAACGTTGACGAGAATTCCGCCACTCCCGGCAAGTACGGCATCCGCGCCATCCCCACTCTGATCCTGTTCAAGGGCGGCGAAGTCGTCGACCAGTCCACCGGTGCCGTTTCCAAAAGCAGCATCAAGGAAATGATCACGAAAAAGGCGCTGTAA
- the trxB gene encoding thioredoxin-disulfide reductase, with amino-acid sequence MKSYDAVVIGGGPAGMTAALYLLRAGVKTAMVEKLSPGGQVLMTAEIENYPGFPKGLQGWELADKFANHLEDYDLHRINDEVKEIKVGAPWHTIVVGDEEVQAKTVVLATGSRYRKLGVPGEERLLGRGVSYCALCDGNFFRGREVAVIGGGNSALEEALYLARLVNKVYLVHRRQDFRGHICYQKKCFTHEKIEVIRNKVVEEIVGGSDVEALALRDVGDGVRSRLELDGVFVFVGFEPIMDFVPKDIEMVSNGIVTDVEMRTNVPGIFAAGDIRAKQCRQVASAVGDGATAATAAFSYLEKLD; translated from the coding sequence ATGAAATCTTATGACGCCGTAGTCATAGGGGGCGGCCCGGCAGGAATGACGGCTGCCCTTTATCTTTTACGGGCCGGAGTGAAGACCGCCATGGTCGAGAAACTGTCCCCCGGCGGGCAGGTTCTGATGACCGCGGAGATCGAGAACTACCCCGGGTTCCCCAAGGGGCTCCAGGGGTGGGAGCTGGCGGACAAGTTCGCCAACCATCTTGAGGACTATGATCTGCACCGGATCAACGACGAGGTCAAAGAGATCAAGGTCGGCGCTCCTTGGCACACCATCGTGGTGGGCGACGAGGAAGTCCAGGCCAAGACCGTGGTTCTGGCCACCGGATCGCGGTATCGCAAGCTCGGCGTGCCCGGCGAGGAACGACTGCTCGGACGGGGCGTGTCCTATTGCGCCCTGTGCGACGGCAACTTCTTCCGGGGCCGGGAGGTGGCCGTCATCGGCGGCGGCAATTCCGCTCTCGAGGAAGCCCTGTATCTGGCCCGCCTGGTGAACAAGGTCTACCTCGTCCATAGGCGCCAGGATTTTCGCGGCCACATCTGCTACCAGAAGAAATGCTTCACCCACGAAAAGATCGAGGTCATCCGCAACAAGGTGGTCGAGGAGATCGTGGGCGGGAGCGACGTGGAGGCCCTGGCCCTGCGCGATGTCGGCGACGGCGTACGGTCCCGCCTCGAACTGGACGGCGTGTTTGTCTTCGTCGGGTTCGAACCGATCATGGACTTCGTGCCCAAGGATATCGAGATGGTTTCCAACGGAATCGTGACCGACGTGGAGATGCGCACCAACGTGCCCGGCATCTTCGCCGCCGGCGATATCCGGGCCAAGCAGTGCCGCCAGGTGGCTTCCGCCGTGGGCGATGGGGCGACCGCCGCCACCGCCGCCTTTTCCTATCTTGAGAAATTGGACTAG
- a CDS encoding outer membrane protein assembly factor BamD, translated as MRRIMAPVLLLVLLSLTGCMLIDSYFLPPPEDTAQELYEAGMAAMDEKNYGDAQDYFSKLKDRFPFSPFSLKGELALGDAYYLDEDYVHALEAYKEFEALHPSNENIPYVLFQIASTDVSMFKTIDRRQENVKEGLEYLYRLVETYPKSEYAEAAKEMITKSRRILAEHEIFVADFFWRTEQYGPAWHRYQYVVENFSDITELRDYAIKRAEYSYFEYQKTLSDDERQRIQGSWKLWLKQWL; from the coding sequence ATGCGTCGAATAATGGCCCCCGTCCTTTTGCTCGTCCTGTTGTCCCTTACGGGATGCATGCTGATCGACAGCTATTTCCTGCCTCCGCCGGAGGATACGGCCCAGGAGCTGTACGAGGCGGGCATGGCGGCCATGGACGAGAAGAACTACGGGGATGCCCAGGATTACTTCTCGAAACTGAAGGATCGGTTTCCGTTCAGCCCGTTCTCCCTCAAGGGCGAACTGGCTCTGGGCGACGCCTACTACCTGGACGAGGACTACGTGCACGCCCTGGAGGCGTACAAGGAGTTCGAGGCTCTGCACCCCAGCAACGAGAACATTCCCTACGTGCTCTTCCAGATAGCCAGCACCGATGTTTCCATGTTCAAGACCATCGACAGGCGGCAGGAGAACGTCAAGGAAGGGCTGGAGTATCTTTACCGGCTGGTGGAGACCTATCCCAAGTCCGAGTACGCCGAGGCGGCCAAGGAGATGATCACCAAGAGCCGCCGCATCCTGGCCGAGCACGAGATATTCGTTGCCGACTTCTTCTGGCGCACGGAACAGTACGGCCCGGCCTGGCACCGCTACCAGTACGTGGTGGAGAACTTCTCGGATATCACGGAGCTGCGCGATTACGCCATCAAGCGGGCCGAATACTCCTACTTCGAATACCAGAAGACCTTGTCCGATGACGAGCGCCAGCGTATCCAGGGGAGTTGGAAGCTCTGGCTCAAGCAGTGGCTCTAG
- the fusA gene encoding elongation factor G, translated as MSKSNAPSAKVLGNLRNIGIIAHIDAGKTTLTERILYYSGRIHRIGEVHEGTATMDYMPEEQERGITITSAVTSCQWDPCMINIIDTPGHVDFTIEVERSLRVLDGAVGVFCGVSGVEPQSETVWRQSESYHVPKLAFVNKMDRLGADFEGVLDDMVRKLRANPVAVQYPDGEGQEFSGVFDLATMERLEFDQGVSGAAYTRTPVSEEQAAMLSPWREKLIEVAAEEDETILDLYLSGEDVPVDRIHAALRKATLARRIVPVLVGSALKNIGVQPVLDAVCRYLPSPLDVPPATGVDPVSHKKKHFEVSSKEPLSALVFKVAMDSGRKLAMMRIYSGRIEAGGTVYNVTQDQDERVARLFRLHAGRKEKIDVAFAGDMVAAAGMKFARTGDTLCDRSSPVILEQIADYKPVISLAIEPRNTEEGEKLDEVLEKYLLEDPTLDLTHDEDTGQIILSGMGELHLEVVLERLGREYKLEPRAGKPQVVYQETIGAKGKGKGVFSRELGEVMHFGAVELSVEPLPRDRERTISFEVDTEAWPAAWLEAVEDGITDGLQSGVIRGYPVQNVRVRVLGLERREGESSPVGYRMASAMALKEALSLADPKLMEPIMWVEISVPEEFVGDVVGLLGSKGAKIENMIDRAGLKIVQGLAPLGKLFGFSTDLRSATQGRAGFLMKFSRFDVLE; from the coding sequence GTGAGCAAGAGCAACGCCCCTTCGGCGAAGGTTCTCGGCAACCTCCGCAATATCGGCATCATCGCGCACATCGATGCCGGAAAGACCACGTTGACCGAGCGAATTCTCTATTATTCCGGAAGGATTCATCGCATCGGCGAAGTCCATGAGGGCACGGCCACCATGGATTACATGCCCGAGGAACAGGAGCGCGGCATCACCATCACCTCGGCCGTGACCTCCTGCCAGTGGGACCCGTGCATGATCAACATCATCGACACGCCGGGCCACGTGGACTTCACCATCGAGGTGGAGCGCTCCCTGCGCGTGCTCGACGGGGCCGTGGGCGTGTTCTGCGGGGTCAGCGGCGTGGAGCCGCAGTCCGAGACCGTCTGGCGGCAGTCCGAGTCCTACCACGTGCCCAAGCTGGCTTTCGTCAACAAGATGGACCGGCTGGGCGCGGACTTCGAGGGCGTGCTCGACGACATGGTCCGCAAGCTGCGGGCCAACCCCGTGGCCGTCCAGTACCCGGACGGCGAGGGCCAGGAATTTTCCGGCGTGTTCGACCTCGCGACCATGGAGCGGCTCGAGTTCGACCAGGGAGTCAGCGGCGCGGCCTATACCCGCACCCCGGTCAGCGAGGAGCAGGCCGCCATGCTTTCGCCCTGGCGCGAGAAGCTCATCGAGGTCGCCGCCGAGGAGGACGAGACCATCCTCGACCTGTACCTGTCCGGCGAGGACGTGCCCGTCGACAGGATCCACGCGGCCCTGCGCAAGGCCACCCTGGCGCGCCGGATCGTGCCCGTGCTGGTCGGCTCGGCGCTCAAGAACATCGGCGTGCAGCCGGTGCTCGACGCGGTCTGCCGCTACCTGCCCAGCCCGCTCGATGTCCCGCCCGCCACCGGCGTGGACCCGGTCTCGCACAAGAAGAAGCATTTCGAGGTCTCCTCCAAGGAGCCCTTGTCCGCCCTGGTCTTCAAGGTGGCCATGGACTCCGGCCGCAAGCTGGCCATGATGCGCATCTATTCGGGCCGCATCGAGGCGGGCGGAACCGTGTACAACGTCACCCAGGACCAGGACGAGCGCGTGGCCCGGCTCTTCCGGCTGCACGCCGGGCGCAAGGAGAAGATCGACGTGGCGTTCGCGGGCGACATGGTGGCTGCGGCGGGCATGAAGTTCGCCCGTACCGGCGACACCCTGTGCGACCGATCCTCGCCGGTCATCCTCGAGCAGATCGCGGACTACAAGCCGGTCATCTCCCTGGCCATTGAGCCGCGCAACACCGAAGAGGGCGAGAAGCTCGACGAGGTTCTGGAAAAGTATCTCCTGGAAGACCCGACCCTGGACCTGACGCACGACGAGGACACGGGCCAGATTATTCTGTCCGGCATGGGCGAGCTGCATCTGGAGGTCGTCCTGGAACGGCTCGGGCGTGAGTACAAACTCGAACCACGCGCGGGCAAGCCCCAGGTGGTCTACCAGGAGACCATCGGCGCCAAGGGCAAGGGCAAGGGCGTGTTCAGCCGCGAGTTGGGCGAGGTCATGCATTTCGGCGCGGTGGAGCTCTCTGTGGAGCCGCTGCCGCGCGACAGGGAGCGGACCATCTCGTTCGAGGTGGATACCGAGGCCTGGCCCGCCGCATGGCTGGAAGCGGTGGAGGACGGAATCACCGACGGCCTGCAGAGCGGCGTGATCCGTGGGTACCCGGTGCAGAACGTCCGCGTCCGGGTGCTCGGCCTGGAGCGGCGGGAGGGCGAGTCGAGCCCGGTGGGCTACCGCATGGCCTCGGCCATGGCCCTCAAGGAGGCTTTGTCGCTGGCCGATCCCAAGCTGATGGAGCCGATCATGTGGGTGGAGATTTCCGTGCCCGAGGAGTTTGTCGGCGATGTGGTCGGCCTGCTCGGTTCCAAGGGGGCCAAGATCGAGAACATGATCGACCGGGCCGGGCTCAAGATCGTCCAGGGGCTGGCCCCGCTGGGCAAACTGTTCGGCTTTTCCACGGACCTGCGCTCGGCCACTCAGGGCCGGGCCGGATTTCTGATGAAATTTTCACGTTTTGACGTCCTGGAGTAG
- a CDS encoding DUF2062 domain-containing protein, translating into MRYWYLRIMRQNSSPKNLAAACALGMFIGALPIIPFQSVVVIALAFVLRVNKLAAWLATCYSNAATMVPFYYFLYEVGQAVTPFRNVAFDPDKLRMVDMIHAGWQVFGVMFAGGLAFGIPATIATYFLSLFAIRRYRRRRAVRILRKREE; encoded by the coding sequence ATGCGGTATTGGTATCTGCGCATCATGCGCCAGAACTCGTCGCCCAAGAACCTGGCCGCCGCCTGCGCGTTGGGCATGTTTATCGGCGCGCTGCCCATCATCCCGTTCCAGTCCGTGGTGGTCATCGCCCTGGCCTTTGTTCTGCGGGTCAACAAGCTGGCGGCCTGGCTGGCCACCTGCTATTCCAACGCGGCCACCATGGTCCCGTTCTACTATTTCCTCTATGAGGTGGGCCAGGCGGTCACCCCCTTCCGTAACGTGGCCTTCGATCCCGACAAGCTCCGCATGGTCGACATGATCCATGCGGGCTGGCAGGTCTTCGGGGTCATGTTCGCGGGCGGCCTGGCCTTCGGCATTCCGGCCACCATCGCCACCTATTTTCTCTCTCTGTTCGCCATCCGCCGCTACCGCAGGCGGCGGGCCGTCCGCATCCTGCGCAAACGCGAGGAATAG
- a CDS encoding methyl-accepting chemotaxis protein translates to MVLTGLAACALFAVATLWEGWLYYGLAAGCVLLVCIAVGAREERLENRLKAALKRLAGDGEPLGGDGDLLGGALGALARDMDARREEAAYFERTLRALGSPALVCDAKGRIRLVTQSLLKLLRKSEQQVVGQTVGQALYDRDQDSETEKALRTLEPVAKTLDLKLWDGRTVPAELYVNIVYDGSGAPVGAAASFLDLSDQAARQREIDEQRERMKLAGERISGLAEHVASATELLSASADEQAQGAQKQRRQTASVAASMEEMTGTVLEVARNATVTSEAAGEANTSASEGVAMVNDAVSAINQVAESARQLGHEIGELDSQAGAIGQIINVINDIADQTNLLALNAAIEAARAGEAGRGFAVVADEVRKLAEKTMDATKEVENAIIAIQARSKEATSSMQATAAKVDESTALSNRAGDALQRIMDNIGDMVKRVTQIATAAEEQSSAAEGIMRNVEDIASIAEDADEAAGQAAGATREMAELARELLGVSRDFGSGKVGTVDKLRRSEGQMKGVLPKLAQEYVRKTFGDEIYTAMQAEMGDPVFLPSDSYPDQALRQMAEFAAGKAKQTIREFFIGLGRYTVIRFNELYPGYFKKDSLKEFYLRMNDVHAQLTKAQPGIKPPKFTYEDKGDVLFMNYRSSRGLFEYFEGILLGAADFKGERVAIAVKPFDEQSARAEIKFLGHK, encoded by the coding sequence ATGGTCTTGACGGGATTGGCGGCGTGCGCCCTGTTCGCCGTCGCAACCCTCTGGGAAGGTTGGCTGTATTACGGCCTGGCGGCCGGTTGTGTCTTGCTCGTCTGTATTGCGGTCGGTGCCCGCGAGGAACGTCTCGAGAACCGGCTGAAGGCGGCACTCAAACGGCTGGCCGGAGACGGGGAACCGCTCGGCGGGGACGGGGATCTGCTCGGCGGCGCGCTGGGCGCCCTGGCCCGGGACATGGACGCCCGGCGGGAGGAGGCCGCGTATTTCGAACGGACCCTGCGCGCGCTGGGCAGCCCGGCGCTTGTCTGTGACGCCAAAGGGCGCATCCGCCTGGTCACCCAGTCCCTGCTCAAGCTGCTGCGCAAGTCCGAGCAACAGGTGGTCGGCCAGACCGTGGGCCAGGCCCTGTATGACCGGGACCAGGATTCGGAGACCGAAAAGGCCCTGCGGACCCTGGAGCCCGTGGCCAAGACCCTGGACCTCAAGCTGTGGGACGGGCGCACCGTTCCGGCCGAGCTCTATGTGAATATCGTCTACGACGGCTCGGGCGCGCCCGTCGGCGCGGCGGCCTCCTTTCTCGACCTGTCCGACCAGGCGGCCCGCCAGCGGGAGATCGACGAGCAGCGCGAGCGCATGAAGCTGGCGGGCGAGCGTATCAGCGGCCTGGCCGAGCACGTGGCCTCGGCCACGGAGCTGCTTTCGGCCTCGGCCGACGAACAGGCCCAGGGCGCGCAGAAGCAGCGTCGCCAGACCGCCTCGGTGGCCGCCTCCATGGAGGAGATGACCGGGACGGTGCTGGAGGTCGCCCGCAACGCCACGGTGACCAGCGAGGCCGCGGGCGAGGCCAACACCTCGGCCTCGGAGGGCGTGGCCATGGTTAACGACGCGGTCTCTGCCATCAACCAGGTGGCCGAATCGGCCCGCCAGCTGGGCCATGAGATCGGCGAGCTGGATTCCCAGGCCGGGGCCATCGGCCAGATCATCAACGTCATCAACGACATCGCGGACCAGACCAATCTGCTGGCCCTGAACGCTGCCATCGAGGCCGCCCGGGCCGGAGAGGCGGGGCGCGGTTTCGCGGTGGTGGCCGACGAGGTGCGCAAGCTGGCCGAGAAGACCATGGACGCCACCAAGGAGGTGGAGAACGCCATTATCGCCATCCAGGCGCGCTCCAAGGAGGCCACCAGCTCCATGCAGGCCACCGCGGCCAAGGTGGACGAGAGCACGGCCCTGTCCAACCGCGCGGGTGATGCCCTGCAGCGGATCATGGACAACATCGGCGACATGGTGAAGCGGGTGACCCAGATCGCCACCGCCGCCGAGGAGCAGTCCTCGGCCGCCGAGGGCATCATGCGCAATGTGGAGGACATCGCCTCCATCGCCGAAGACGCGGACGAGGCCGCCGGGCAGGCCGCCGGGGCGACCCGCGAAATGGCCGAGCTGGCCAGGGAACTGCTCGGCGTGTCCCGCGATTTCGGCAGCGGCAAGGTCGGGACGGTCGACAAGCTGCGCCGGTCCGAAGGGCAGATGAAAGGCGTCCTGCCCAAGCTGGCCCAGGAGTACGTGCGCAAGACCTTCGGCGACGAGATTTACACGGCCATGCAGGCCGAGATGGGCGACCCGGTATTTCTGCCCAGCGACAGCTATCCGGACCAGGCCCTTCGCCAGATGGCCGAGTTCGCGGCCGGCAAGGCGAAGCAGACGATCCGTGAGTTTTTCATCGGCCTGGGCCGGTACACGGTGATCCGTTTCAACGAGCTTTATCCCGGCTATTTCAAGAAGGATTCGCTCAAGGAGTTCTACCTGCGCATGAACGACGTCCATGCCCAGCTGACCAAGGCGCAGCCGGGCATCAAGCCGCCCAAGTTCACGTACGAGGACAAGGGCGACGTCCTGTTCATGAACTACCGCTCCAGCCGGGGATTGTTCGAGTATTTCGAGGGCATTCTGCTCGGCGCGGCGGACTTCAAGGGCGAGCGGGTGGCGATCGCCGTGAAGCCCTTTGACGAGCAGTCGGCCCGCGCCGAGATCAAATTTCTCGGACACAAATGA